One Candidatus Hydrogenedentota bacterium DNA segment encodes these proteins:
- a CDS encoding DUF1501 domain-containing protein: protein MNPHHCHRHQIAIDRRDFLRKSAFGFGAAALGSLLARDATASSVNPLAPRGTHFPARADRVIFLFMTGGPSHMDTFDPKPALTKFDGQALPDSFNVDGLDLQFMKATDGKLMASPFPFTKHGQSGLEISSLFPNLARHADDLCVIRSCYHDSFIHGPALGLINCGSTLLGHPSCGAWVTYGLGCESDSLPAYIVMSDGAYRAGPAVAYGSGFLPAIYQGTTMRAEGTPISNLTPPIPADKQRVVLDALNTWNGRFQAQRPDDSRLAAQLANYELAYRMQTAAPDLIDLTNEPAHIKDMYGAEKDATKKFGRMCLLARRMAERGVRFIQLYNNDWDGHDSCAKNHEQNAARIDQPIAALIADLKQRGLLDTTLILWAGEFGRTPVMQGDKGRDHNPYGFTVWLAGGGVKGGQAIGATDDLGFRAVERKVHVHDLHATLLHALGFDHEKLTYHFEGRARSLTDVFGHVVSDVFA, encoded by the coding sequence ATGAACCCCCATCACTGCCATCGCCACCAAATCGCGATCGATCGCCGCGACTTTCTCCGCAAGTCCGCCTTCGGATTCGGCGCCGCCGCGCTCGGCTCGCTCCTCGCGCGCGACGCCACCGCGTCATCCGTCAATCCGCTCGCGCCCCGCGGCACCCACTTCCCCGCGCGCGCCGACCGCGTCATCTTCCTCTTCATGACCGGCGGCCCGAGCCACATGGATACCTTCGACCCGAAACCCGCGCTAACCAAATTCGACGGCCAAGCGCTCCCCGACAGTTTCAACGTCGACGGCCTCGACCTCCAATTCATGAAAGCCACCGACGGTAAACTCATGGCTTCGCCGTTCCCCTTCACCAAACACGGCCAGTCCGGTCTCGAAATCTCCAGCCTCTTCCCAAACCTCGCGCGGCACGCCGACGACCTCTGCGTCATCCGCTCGTGCTACCACGACTCGTTCATCCACGGCCCCGCGCTCGGCCTCATCAACTGCGGCTCCACGCTCCTCGGCCACCCGAGCTGCGGCGCGTGGGTCACCTACGGACTCGGCTGCGAATCCGACAGCCTGCCCGCGTACATCGTCATGAGCGACGGCGCCTACCGCGCCGGCCCCGCCGTCGCCTACGGCAGCGGCTTTCTCCCCGCGATTTACCAGGGCACCACCATGCGCGCCGAAGGCACGCCGATCTCCAACCTTACCCCGCCCATCCCCGCGGACAAGCAACGCGTCGTGCTCGACGCGCTCAATACATGGAACGGACGTTTCCAGGCCCAACGCCCCGACGATTCGCGTCTCGCCGCGCAACTCGCCAACTACGAACTCGCGTACCGCATGCAGACCGCCGCGCCCGATCTGATCGATCTGACCAACGAACCGGCGCACATCAAAGACATGTACGGCGCCGAAAAAGACGCCACAAAAAAATTCGGCCGCATGTGCCTCCTCGCCCGCCGCATGGCCGAACGCGGCGTCCGCTTCATCCAGCTCTACAACAACGACTGGGACGGCCACGACTCCTGCGCGAAGAACCACGAGCAAAACGCCGCCCGCATCGACCAGCCCATCGCCGCCCTCATCGCCGATCTAAAACAACGCGGCCTACTCGACACCACGCTCATCCTCTGGGCCGGCGAATTCGGACGCACCCCCGTCATGCAAGGCGACAAAGGCCGCGACCACAACCCCTACGGTTTTACGGTATGGCTGGCCGGCGGCGGCGTAAAAGGAGGCCAAGCCATAGGCGCCACCGACGACCTCGGCTTCCGCGCCGTAGAACGCAAAGTCCACGTCCACGACCTCCACGCCACCCTCCTCCACGCCCTCGGCTTCGACCACGAAAAACTAACCTACCACTTCGAAGGCAGAGCACGAAGCTTAACGGATGTGTTCGGGCATGTGGTGAGCGATGTGTTTGCATAA
- a CDS encoding SDR family NAD(P)-dependent oxidoreductase, with protein MHTAPSPKTVLITGATGTVGSGLARHFAAKGHTVVLAARDKQRLHALAEQIREAKAYPIDLANARSIEMLAMHLQADGIRPDVLINNAADVTSKPLLETSLEEIDHIIRVNVTGTLQLCQVLGREMAMRGSGAIVNISSLAGYKPNPNQTAYSISKGALNVASEALRAELKRYNIHVVNVALMGVGHGPAQVPVDQVAHRIERALHNREPEIFFYRRSKWLMRLYAAFPWLARRT; from the coding sequence ATGCATACGGCGCCATCGCCAAAAACCGTTCTCATCACCGGTGCCACCGGCACTGTGGGTAGCGGGCTCGCCCGCCATTTCGCCGCGAAAGGCCACACGGTGGTCCTCGCCGCCCGCGACAAGCAACGCCTGCACGCCCTCGCCGAGCAAATCCGCGAAGCAAAAGCCTATCCCATCGATCTCGCGAACGCGCGCTCGATCGAAATGCTGGCGATGCACTTGCAGGCCGACGGCATCCGCCCTGACGTGCTGATCAACAACGCCGCGGACGTCACCTCCAAACCGCTGCTCGAAACTTCGCTCGAAGAAATCGACCACATCATCCGCGTCAACGTCACCGGCACACTGCAACTCTGCCAGGTACTCGGCCGCGAAATGGCCATGCGCGGTTCCGGCGCCATCGTGAACATCTCGTCGCTCGCCGGCTACAAACCCAACCCCAACCAAACCGCCTACAGCATCTCCAAAGGCGCGTTGAACGTCGCCTCCGAAGCGCTGCGCGCGGAACTGAAGCGCTACAACATCCATGTCGTCAACGTCGCCCTCATGGGCGTCGGCCACGGCCCCGCGCAGGTCCCCGTCGACCAAGTCGCCCACCGCATCGAACGCGCCCTCCACAACCGCGAACCCGAAATCTTCTTCTACCGCCGCTCGAAATGGCTCATGCGCCTCTACGCCGCGTTTCCATGGCTGGCGCGACGCACGTAA
- the hemF gene encoding oxygen-dependent coproporphyrinogen oxidase translates to MPAANEIETAYRAIHDRISTFIAAQDGSPYREDNWDYERGTGGGVTRVWENAGLIEKGGVNFSAIRGDSLPQAAATAFKVPFGTPFFATGVSLVIHPRNPHVPTIHMNVRYFEADEHWWFGGGIDLTPYVPVHEEAAAFHRALKKLCDDAGEDYAHHKKTCDEYFFIKHRNEMRGVGGIFFDHLRTVKNKHLAFTAALGNAFNDIYAPLVAANRDKPFTDAQRDFQLYRRSRYVEFNLVYDRGTLFGLQSGGRIESILMSLPAVAHWRYDWAPEPGTPEHELTTVFLQPRDWIANR, encoded by the coding sequence ATGCCCGCCGCAAACGAAATCGAGACCGCATACCGCGCTATCCACGATCGCATCAGTACGTTCATTGCGGCCCAAGACGGCTCGCCGTACCGCGAAGACAATTGGGACTACGAGCGCGGCACCGGTGGCGGCGTAACACGCGTGTGGGAAAATGCCGGTCTCATCGAAAAAGGCGGCGTGAACTTCTCCGCCATTCGCGGCGATTCGCTCCCACAGGCGGCGGCGACTGCCTTCAAGGTCCCCTTCGGAACGCCGTTCTTCGCGACAGGCGTCAGTCTCGTCATTCATCCGCGCAACCCGCACGTGCCCACCATTCACATGAACGTCCGATACTTCGAAGCGGACGAACACTGGTGGTTTGGCGGCGGCATCGATCTAACGCCGTACGTGCCGGTACACGAGGAAGCCGCCGCGTTTCACCGTGCGTTGAAGAAGTTATGCGATGATGCCGGGGAAGACTACGCGCACCACAAGAAAACCTGCGACGAGTATTTCTTCATCAAGCATCGCAACGAAATGCGCGGCGTGGGCGGCATCTTCTTCGATCACCTGCGCACGGTGAAAAACAAACATCTCGCGTTTACAGCGGCGCTCGGCAACGCGTTCAACGACATCTACGCACCGCTCGTCGCCGCAAACCGCGACAAACCGTTCACCGACGCGCAACGCGACTTCCAACTCTACCGCCGCTCGCGCTACGTCGAATTCAATCTCGTCTACGATCGCGGCACGCTCTTCGGCCTGCAATCGGGCGGCCGCATCGAGTCGATTCTGATGTCCCTCCCCGCCGTCGCGCACTGGCGCTACGACTGGGCGCCCGAACCCGGCACGCCCGAACACGAACTGACGACGGTATTCCTTCAGCCGCGCGATTGGATCGCGAACCGTTAA
- a CDS encoding sodium/solute symporter (Members of the Solute:Sodium Symporter (SSS), TC 2.A.21 as described in tcdb.org, catalyze solute:Na+ symport. Known solutes for members of the family include sugars, amino acids, nucleosides, inositols, vitamins, urea or anions, depending on the system.), giving the protein MGPYFARRAKSTESYFVGNRSYPGWLLGISMFGTSISSITFVGYPADGFKTAYLRYLICITLPIAILVASIWILPFFRRTHMTSAFEYLEGRFGTGTRMYAALMFLFSQCIRVSLILFLVSTLVHALTGWNTTACILVGGAVTAFYTVLGGIEAVIWTDFIQSIVLTIGGLLILIAVLWNLPGGISTVFSVAAADGKFMLGDPDPITKQLTPAPIFPRSLGEIWNTKTVAMVILYGFFNWMTEYSSNQNVVQKYCAAKTIKDARRAMWINCLCSLPTWTYFMFLGTSLYVFYKLNPDSLVSQMLSGERKAEEVLPYFVSKNMYQGVSGIVIAGVLAAAMSSLSSSINAISAVSVTDIYKRHMKKDKTDQHYVWVAKMISLVSSLIMIGGAYWLSTADSMTLQDTATKLNSISAGGLLGLFMLGFLTTKGDGRAVFIGILFTLIFSTAISLYELKVFLKFAPGFHDMIKANFDTYYTTILGNFVMFLTGYFIGSLLPKRERNLTNLTVWTQDKSQPAT; this is encoded by the coding sequence ATGGGCCCGTACTTCGCGCGGCGCGCAAAAAGCACCGAGAGCTACTTTGTTGGAAACCGATCGTACCCCGGATGGCTGCTCGGCATCTCGATGTTCGGCACGTCGATCAGTTCGATCACGTTTGTCGGATATCCCGCCGACGGATTCAAGACCGCGTATCTCCGTTACCTAATCTGCATCACGCTGCCCATCGCAATTCTGGTCGCGTCCATTTGGATACTTCCGTTCTTTCGCAGGACGCATATGACCTCCGCCTTCGAATACCTCGAAGGGCGCTTCGGCACCGGCACCCGCATGTACGCCGCGCTCATGTTCCTTTTCAGCCAGTGCATTCGCGTGAGCCTGATACTTTTCCTCGTCTCCACGTTGGTGCACGCGTTGACCGGTTGGAACACGACTGCGTGCATTCTCGTCGGCGGTGCTGTAACCGCGTTCTACACCGTCCTCGGAGGCATCGAAGCCGTCATCTGGACCGACTTCATTCAATCCATCGTGCTGACCATCGGCGGCCTGCTCATATTAATCGCTGTCCTTTGGAACTTGCCCGGCGGCATTTCGACCGTGTTTAGCGTCGCCGCGGCGGATGGCAAGTTCATGCTCGGCGACCCCGACCCAATCACAAAGCAATTGACGCCGGCGCCCATCTTCCCGCGATCGCTCGGCGAAATATGGAACACAAAAACCGTGGCGATGGTAATCCTCTACGGTTTCTTCAACTGGATGACGGAATACAGCAGCAACCAAAACGTCGTTCAGAAGTATTGCGCCGCGAAGACCATTAAGGACGCCCGGCGCGCCATGTGGATCAACTGCCTGTGCAGCCTGCCGACGTGGACCTACTTCATGTTCCTCGGCACAAGCCTTTACGTGTTCTACAAGCTGAATCCCGATTCGCTTGTGTCGCAGATGCTCTCCGGCGAGCGAAAAGCGGAGGAAGTGCTGCCCTACTTCGTGAGCAAGAACATGTATCAAGGTGTTTCCGGTATTGTGATTGCCGGTGTGCTCGCCGCGGCCATGTCCTCGCTCTCCTCCAGCATCAACGCCATCTCCGCCGTGAGTGTCACCGACATCTACAAGCGCCACATGAAAAAGGACAAGACGGACCAGCACTACGTGTGGGTCGCAAAAATGATCTCCTTGGTGAGTTCGTTGATTATGATCGGCGGCGCGTACTGGCTCTCGACGGCCGACAGTATGACGTTGCAGGACACGGCAACGAAGCTCAACTCGATCAGCGCCGGCGGCCTGCTGGGCCTTTTCATGCTCGGGTTCCTGACAACGAAAGGCGACGGTCGTGCCGTATTCATCGGAATTCTATTTACTCTGATCTTCTCCACAGCGATTTCGTTGTACGAACTCAAAGTTTTCCTCAAGTTTGCGCCCGGTTTCCACGACATGATCAAAGCGAACTTCGACACGTATTACACAACGATCCTCGGTAACTTCGTCATGTTCCTGACCGGCTACTTCATCGGGTCACTCCTCCCCAAGCGCGAACGCAATCTGACAAATCTGACGGTGTGGACGCAGGACAAGTCGCAACCGGCCACCTAA
- a CDS encoding DUF1549 domain-containing protein: MNFAIAHVLLNAAAFAAAGDPASLDHFESHVRPLFIAHCIQCHGPEKQKNGLRLDSRIGWMTGGERGPAVVPGDVEKSNLIQAVRHTDPHLKMPPDEKLSDAEIAALELWVKNGAPDPRETADTPAPREKADPKTFWSFQPIRDLAPPTVSKSEWVQNPIDAFVLAQLDERGLSPAPRADARTLVRRAYVDLIGLPPTPEQVDTFVSDPSPRAWSKLIDELLASPHYGERWGRHWLDVARYADSGGFETDIYYANSWRYRDYVVKSFNDDKPYDVFVQEQIAGDELWPGDIAQDGQYKVAEEKLRRQEARIGTGFYTLSPQIHESNMDGGKIRYETFTDWVDTTGAAFMGLTMSCARCHDHKFDPLTQQDYYGLQAIFAGSKLVREYVVPPMSVADYHQYYPRIIAVDEARRAVRLFDARVKGRELSDTAKAERQSLLTKLAESVLALQEKTAQGEPFDGLYDIPSASILGHEEPELVPAIHVLNRGELTQPREHVSPNLPAALRDASGWSEPVPNLRGARAALAKWLTSPTHPLTSRVMVNRIWQGHFGRGIVSSVNDFGLMGQRPTHPELLDWLATEFMRARWSIKHMHRVMMQSSTYQMDSVWQNETNLAIDPANNYVWKMNRRRLEAEALWDAIHSVAGTINLKMGGRPVVPLLGPDEGAPMFWTVSADPADHTRRGLYILQRRNFRFPMFDVFDLPVNAVSAPARDTTTVAPQVLWLMNNATAVKQAEAFAARLMTEQGLGADACIADPGPLVERAWRVALGRYPTTDETSEALALMNTIAPNATKDGLTQLCRAIFNLQEFAYVD; encoded by the coding sequence GTGAACTTCGCGATCGCACATGTGCTTCTGAACGCCGCGGCCTTCGCCGCCGCCGGCGATCCTGCATCGCTCGATCACTTCGAGTCGCATGTCCGCCCGCTCTTCATCGCGCACTGCATCCAATGCCACGGCCCTGAAAAACAGAAGAACGGCCTCCGCCTCGATTCGCGCATCGGCTGGATGACCGGCGGCGAACGCGGCCCTGCCGTCGTTCCCGGTGACGTCGAGAAGAGCAACCTCATTCAGGCCGTCCGTCACACCGATCCGCATCTGAAAATGCCGCCGGACGAAAAACTTTCCGATGCCGAAATCGCCGCGCTCGAACTCTGGGTCAAGAATGGCGCGCCCGATCCGCGCGAAACCGCCGATACGCCCGCGCCGCGCGAAAAAGCCGACCCCAAAACCTTCTGGTCGTTTCAGCCCATCCGCGATCTTGCGCCGCCAACCGTGAGCAAATCGGAATGGGTACAGAATCCCATCGACGCGTTTGTCCTTGCGCAGCTTGACGAAAGAGGCCTCTCGCCCGCACCGCGTGCGGACGCGCGCACGCTTGTCCGCCGTGCCTACGTCGATCTCATCGGCCTTCCGCCCACTCCCGAACAAGTCGACACATTCGTCAGCGACCCCTCGCCCCGAGCGTGGTCAAAACTCATTGATGAACTGCTCGCATCGCCACACTACGGCGAACGCTGGGGACGCCACTGGCTCGACGTCGCGCGCTACGCCGACAGCGGCGGCTTCGAAACCGATATCTACTACGCAAACTCATGGCGCTACCGCGACTACGTCGTGAAATCGTTCAACGACGACAAACCCTACGACGTCTTTGTGCAGGAGCAAATCGCGGGCGACGAACTCTGGCCGGGAGACATCGCGCAGGACGGACAATACAAAGTCGCCGAGGAAAAACTCCGCCGACAGGAAGCGCGCATCGGCACCGGTTTCTACACGCTGTCGCCACAAATTCACGAATCGAACATGGACGGCGGCAAAATCCGCTACGAAACCTTCACCGACTGGGTCGATACCACCGGCGCCGCCTTCATGGGCCTCACCATGAGTTGCGCGCGCTGCCACGACCACAAGTTCGACCCGCTCACGCAGCAGGACTACTACGGCCTGCAAGCGATCTTCGCCGGCAGCAAACTGGTCCGCGAATACGTCGTCCCGCCGATGAGCGTCGCGGATTACCACCAGTACTACCCGCGCATCATTGCCGTTGACGAAGCACGCCGCGCCGTGCGGCTCTTCGACGCCCGCGTCAAAGGGCGCGAACTTTCCGACACCGCGAAGGCCGAGCGCCAATCGCTATTGACTAAACTCGCGGAGAGCGTGCTCGCCTTGCAGGAGAAAACCGCGCAGGGCGAACCCTTCGACGGTCTCTACGACATTCCATCCGCATCGATTCTGGGTCACGAAGAACCGGAACTGGTTCCCGCCATACACGTCCTGAATCGCGGCGAACTCACCCAGCCGCGCGAACACGTTTCGCCGAATCTCCCCGCGGCCCTGCGCGACGCCAGCGGCTGGAGCGAACCGGTTCCCAACCTGCGCGGCGCGCGCGCGGCGCTTGCAAAATGGCTCACCAGCCCCACGCACCCGCTCACGTCGCGCGTCATGGTGAACCGCATATGGCAGGGCCACTTCGGACGCGGCATCGTTTCAAGCGTGAACGATTTCGGTTTGATGGGCCAGCGCCCGACACACCCCGAATTGCTCGATTGGCTAGCCACCGAATTCATGCGCGCGCGTTGGAGCATCAAACACATGCACCGCGTCATGATGCAATCGTCCACCTATCAAATGGACAGCGTGTGGCAGAATGAAACCAACCTCGCGATCGATCCGGCGAACAACTACGTCTGGAAAATGAATCGCCGCCGCCTCGAAGCAGAAGCGCTGTGGGACGCGATCCATTCCGTCGCCGGCACGATCAATCTAAAGATGGGCGGACGCCCCGTCGTCCCGCTGCTCGGACCCGACGAAGGCGCCCCCATGTTCTGGACCGTCTCCGCCGATCCCGCCGACCACACGCGCCGCGGCCTCTACATTCTTCAGCGCCGCAACTTCCGCTTCCCCATGTTCGACGTCTTCGATCTTCCCGTCAACGCTGTCAGCGCACCCGCGCGCGACACAACAACCGTCGCGCCGCAGGTCCTCTGGCTCATGAATAACGCAACTGCGGTGAAACAAGCCGAAGCCTTCGCCGCGCGCCTGATGACCGAACAGGGCCTAGGCGCCGACGCGTGCATCGCCGATCCCGGCCCGCTCGTCGAACGCGCTTGGCGCGTCGCCCTCGGCCGCTACCCCACGACCGACGAAACCTCCGAGGCCCTCGCGCTCATGAACACCATCGCACCCAACGCAACCAAAGACGGCCTCACCCAACTCTGCCGCGCAATCTTCAACCTCCAGGAATTCGCGTATGTGGACTAA